The region ACGATCCTGATGGCGCTCGCCGCTTCGGTCGCGATCGGGACGATTGCGGGCTTCGTCCCCGCGATCCGCTCCTCGCGGGTCCGGATCGTCGACGGCCTGCGCAAGGTGGTGTGACATGGCCGTCCCGCTGAAGTACAACCTCCGCAACCTGTTCGTCCGGAAATTCTCCACCGGGATGACGATCCTGGGCGTGGCGCTGGTGGTGATGGTCTTCCTGCTGGTCCTGTCGCTCGCCGAGGGAGTGCGCAAGACGCTGACGACGAACGTCTCCCCGTTGAACGTCGTGGTGATGCGCGTCGGGGCCCAATCGGACGTCCAGAGCTTCATCGAAAACGAGCGCTTCGCGGTCATTCAGGGGCTCCCCGGGATCGCCCGGGACGCGCAGGGACAGCCGCTGGTCTCCCCGGAGGTGGTGCCGCTCATCAACGTGCCGCGCAAGGACGGCAAGAAGACGAACGTCGTCGTGCGGGGCGTGCTGCCGGCCGCCTTCGGCCTGCGCCCGATGCGCATCGTGGAAGGCAGAATGTTCCGGGAAGGGACGAGCGAGGCGATCGTCTCGCGCCGCACGCAGCAGCGCTTCGCCGGCATGGAGATCGGCGACACCGTCAAGGCGGGCAGCGAGAAGTGGACGATCGTCGGGGTGTTCGACGCCAACGGCTCGCCGCAGGACTCGGAGATCTGGGGCGACCTCCATGACGTCCAGTCGCAGTCGAAGCGCACCGGTGGCTATTCGATCGTCCGGGTCCGCACCCCCGATCGCGCCGCACGCGATCGCTTCATCGCCGCGGTCAAGGGCGACCAGCAGGTGAAGCTCGACGCCAAGCCGGAAGACGTCTATTACGCCGAGCAGATGGGCACGGCGAAACCGCTCCAGTTCCTCGCCTACTTCGTCGGCATCCTGATGGCGGTGGGAGCTTCCTTCGGAGCCATGAACACGATGTACGCGCAGGTCTCAGCCCGGACCCGCGAAGTCGCGACGCTGCGGGCGCTCGGCTTTAGGCGCTGGTCGATCCTCGCCTCCTTCATACTGGAGTCGGTCCTGATCGCCCTGATCGGCGGGGCGGTCGGGGCGGCGCTCGCCGTCGGCATCGTCAACACCGTCCTGAGCGATCCGACCGGCACCAACAACTTCAACACCTTCGCCGAGATCCTCTTCAACTTCCGCCTGACCCCCGAGCTGATCGCCGGCGGCATGGTCTTCTCCCTCGCCATCGGCCTCTTCGGCGGCTTCTTCCCCGCCGCCCGCGCGGCGCGCCTCAAGATCGTCAACGCGTTGCGGGAAGCCTAGTGTCGCGTCTCCGAAATCCTGTTACATTCGACCGTCGATCCATCCCGGCTCGCTGCGTTGCGCCTCGCTGGCGTACCGCGTTGGGTACGCGGCACTTCGGCGCGCCTTGCCATCCGGGCGTTTCGACGGTCTCGGTGTTAACATAGTTTCTGAGACGCAACACTAGCTCGACGAGCGCTTCTCTTCGGCGAATCTCCCCTGTCCTACGGCGCCGCGCCGCCTTTGTCGCCGAACGGCACTCCCAGGTTCGCCGCCGTGAAGGCCCACAGATCGGCCAGTTCTTCGATGCGGCGGTCGGTCGGGACGTAGCCGTGGCTCGCCTGCGTCTCGATCCGGATGACCACCGGCTTCGGGCAGCCCTGGGCGGCTTGAAGGGCGGCGGCGAACTTGAAGGAGTGACCCGGGACGACGCGGTCGTCGTGATCGGCGGTCGTGACCAGTGTCGCCGGATAGCAGGTGCCGGGCTTGACGTTGTGCAGCGGCGAGTAGGCCCGCAGATACTTGAAGGCCTTCGGATCATCCGAGGAGCCGTATTCCGGCACCCAGGCGACTCCCGCCGTGAACTTGTGGAAGCGCAGCATGTCCATCACCCCGACCGCGGGCAGCGCCACGGCGAACAGATCGGGCCGCTGCTCCATGACCGCCCCGACCAGCAACCCGCCGTTGGACCCGCCGCGAATCGCCAGCTTCGAGGGGGAGGCGTACTTCTCCTTGATCAAGCACTCGGCCCCGGCGATGAAGTCGTCGAAGACGTTCTGCTTCTTCTCCAGCATCCCGGCATGGTGCCACTCCTCGCCGTATTCGCTGCCGCCGCGCAGGATCGCGGTGACGTAGACGCCGCCGCGCTCGAGCCAGGCGGGGACGTCGGGGTCGTACACCGGGGCGTTGCTGATGTCGAACCCACCGTAGCCTTCCATCAAGGTCGGGTTCTCGCCGTTCATCGGCAGCCCCTTGCGGGCGCTGACGAAAAGCGGGACGCGCGTGCCGTCCTTCGACTTGCAGAAGATCTCCTTGGTCTCGTACCCAGCGGGATCAAATTTCGGCTTCTGCGCCTCGAAGGGCGTCGTCTTCCCCGTCCGGAAGTCGTAGCGGTAGACGGTGGAGGGCGACAGCGGCGAGGTGAAGGAGTAGAACAGCTCCGGCGTGTCGTTGCGCCCGCCCATCTGCTCCACCGTCCCGACCCCCGGAAGCTGGATATCCCCTTCCGGCTTACCGGCCAGGGTGAAGACTCGGATCCGGCTCTGGGCGTCGACCAGATACTGGACGGCCACGCGCTGCCCCGCCACGACGAGCGCCTCCATCGTGTCGGCCGACTCCGGCACCACCGTCTTCCAGCTCTTCCGGTCCGGGTGTCGCGAGTCGAACGAGACGACCCGGCGCTTCGGGGCGTCGAGGTCGGTCACGATGTAGAAGGTCGTCCCGACGTTCCCCAGGAAGGTCTGCTCGGCGTCGTCCTGCTCCGCGATCGGCCTTACGGGCGCGGCGAGGTCCGGCTTGTGCGGGTCTCCGAGATCGAGGGCGTAGAGGCGGCTCCGGCGATCCGCCCCGCGCGCCGCGTAGATGGCGACGTAACGGCCGTCCTCCGAGACTCCGCCGCCGATGAACCAAGTCGGCAGGTCTTTCCTTTCGAAGATCAGCTTGTCCTCCGATTGCGGCGTGCCGACCCGGTGATAGTACATCTTCTGGTCGCGCGCCGCCGCCTTCTCCTGGCCCTTCGGCGGCTCGGGGTAGCGCGAATAGAAGAAGCCTTTCGCGTCCTTGGTCCAGGAAGAGGAGGAGAAGCGCACCCAGGCGAGCTTGTCAGGCAGGTCCTTGCCCGTCACTGCGTCGCGCACGTGGACCGTCTCCCAGTCCTCTCCGCCTTCGGAGGTGGCATAGGCGAGGAGCTTCCCGTCCGGGGACGGCGAATAGTCGCGCACGGCAATCGAACCATCCGGCGAAAGGACGTTCGGATCGAGCAGCGCCTTGACCTCGCCGTCGAGCGTGGCGCGGGTCATGAAGACCGACTGTCGCTGGAGTCCGGAGTTCTTGCGGTAGAACAGGCGCCCCGCTTCCCTAAACGGCGTCGTGACCTTCGGGTAGTTCCACAGCTCGGTGATCCTCTTCTTCAGGGCTTCACGGCCAGGCAGGCCGGAGAGATAACCGAACGTCAGATCATTCTGGGCGGTGACCCATCCCTTAGTGTCGGTCGCGTCGGGATCCTCCAGCCACCGGTAGGGATCGGCGACCTTGACGCCGTGATAGTCGTCCACCACCGTGCCTTTCTTGGTCTCGGGATATTTCAAGGTGGCGGGATCGGAAAGGATGGCGCCGAGCGGCAGGGCGAGCGCGAGCAAGAGTACCAGGAGCCGGGTTGATCTCGTCATCGTCATGGGGGGTCCTCTTGATATTGGAGTAGCGCAGAAAAAAGTAACCGATTCCGGGGCAGTGGGTCAATCCCGGCGTCTTCATGCCCCTGGCTTTTTTTTCGTGATGGCAGCGCGGAAAAACCAGCCGATTCGGGGGGGGTCGGGTCGATGGCGCGGACGTTACAGCTCCCGGTCGGGATCGTCTCCCCCCAGCTCCAGGTGGAAGCGGTGCAGGAATCGATGGACCACGGGAGCCATCAAGACCGCCACGATCGACAGGAAGGCCACTCCGGAGAAAAGGGCATAGGCGGAGGCGAACAGCTTGGCTCCCGCGGTCCTCAAGGGGTCGACCGGCCCCATGCCGGTGAGGATCATGGATGCGTTCAGGAGCGCGTCCATCCAGGCGAGATCGGCGCAGAAGTGATAGCCGAGGACGCCGATCCCGAGCGAACCGCTAATCAACCCCGCCGAGAGCAGCACGGATCGAAAGACGCGCCGCAGGAACACGTCTCTGGGAAGCAGGCGCGGGAGGTGAGGCTTCATGGCGGGAAGAATAGAGTGGAGCGGGAGGAACGGTCAAATCGACTCGGCCGTGAGACGGCCCGGCTTCAGGCTGCGTCGATCTTGAGGTTGTTGCGCTCCAGGAGCGCTCGGAACTCCGACTTGGAGACCGACTTGAAGTAGGCCTCCTTCGGCGTGACCAGCCCCTTCTGCACGACATCCATCAAGGCGTCGTTGAGCGTGCACATCCCGAGCCCCTTCCCCGTCTGCATGATGGAGGGGATCTGGAAGGCTTTCCCTTCGCGAATCAGGTTGCTGACGGCCGGCGTCACCAGCAGCACCTCCAGCGCCGCGATCCGGCCTCCTCCCTTCTTCTTGCAGAGTGTCTGCGACAGAACCCCCTTGAGCGACTCGGAGAGCATCGTGCGGACTTGGTTCTGCCGGTCCGCCGGGAACTGGTCGATCATCCGATCCACCGTGGAGGCGGCCGTGTTGGTGTGCAGCGTTCCGAACACCAGGTGCCCCGTCTCCGCCGTCTCGATGGCGATGGCGATCGTCTCCAAATCGCGCATCTCCCCCACCAGGATGCAGTCGGGATCCTCACGCAAGGCGGCGCGCAGCGCTTCCTTGAACCCCTCGGTGTGCGTCCCCACCTCGCGCTGGTTGAGCAGGCACTTCTGGTTGCCGTGCACGAACTCGATCGGATCCTCGATCGTGATGATATGGCCGGTCCGGTTCCGGTTGATGTAGTCGATCAGGGCCGCGAGCGTGGTCGACTTTCCCGAGCCGGTCGGCCCGGTGACGAGAACGAGCCCCTTGGAGAGCTCGCAGAGCTGCAGGATGTGCTTGGAGAGGCCGAGCTGCTCGGCCGTCGGGACCTTCGAGGGGATCTGGCGGAAGACGCCGCCCACCCCCATCCGGTCCACGAACAGGTTGCACCGGAAGCGCGCCGCGCCGGGGATCTCGTAGGCAAAATCGGTGTCGTGCCGTGTCTCGAACTCTTCCCGCTTGATCCGCGGGGTGATGGAGAAGAGGAGCTCGCGGACCTCCGCTTCCGGCATCGGGGCGGCCTCCCTCAGCGGAACCATGTCGCCGTCCCGGCGGAAGAAGGGGGCGGTCCCGGTGCACAGGTGCAGGTCGGAGCACCCTTCCCGGACCATCCGCGTGAGAAGCTCCTCCATGGCCTGGGTTCCCCCCGCCCTCACCGGAGCCGCTGCGGCCGCCATCGGCGGCGCGGCTCTTCCCGCTTCAGGCTCGGCGGAATCGGATAGCGGTGAGGACCGGCCCGCTTCATCGTCCACGATGGTCGAAAGGAGAGGGCTGCGGTGCCGCGGGTCGTGACGGGAATCGGAAGCGGCCGGAATCGCCGGGTTCGACTCCTGTGCCGGCGCGGGCGAGATCTTGTCCCCGGCGCTTTGGGCCGGTCCTGCGGCCTCATCCTCGAGCCCGTCGCCGAGCATCGGGATGGCGCGCAGGCGCAGCGTTCCCCGGCCTCGCTCCACCCGGACTTTCACCGATCCCGAAGGCGAGGAATAGGGGAATTCATGGCTGCCGTCCTCCGACGCGGCGGTGGCGAGGTGACCCGGGAGGATCTCCCGAAGCAACGATTCCACCTGCTGCCGGGTGGCCGCCTCGGCCGAGACGGAACGCCGGCTCTCCCCGATCGCCAGGGTAACTTTCTCCCCTGGCGCCACGATCAGCTCCTGGGCGCGGTACTTGTAGATGGTGAGGATCAGGCGGTCGATCAGGGCCATCGATCGCCCTCCTCTCCTCCCGCCTCGAGCGCTTCGACTCGCACGATTCTCCGCTTGTTGATCAAGTGGGCCAGCCCGTCTGCACGTACGATGAGGAACCGATCGCCGGTGTTCAGGAAATCGATGAGGCGCCGCCTCCCCTCGGGCATCAGGAACTGCACCGTTCCGCGCACTTTGGTCCAGTCCTGGAGGACGAGCTCCACCAGGACCTTGGCGACCGCCTCGGCCTCGGCGCCCCCTGAGGACTCCTCGGCGGGGAATTCGACCTCGGCCTCGACCGACAGAGCGGTGACCGAATCGCGATGCAGGAGTACGAACCTGTCGGGGGGCTCGACCGCCGGAAAGAAGGGGCGGGAGCCGTTCAACAGGTCGCTCGGCTTCTCGGGGCCGCTGTGGTTCTCAGCCCGATCGCCGAGGAAGAGCTTGACCACGTTCCGGGGCTGGCCCAGCAAGGAGACTTCGGCGGCAACCTCGCGCTTCGGAATCCGGTATTCGGAGAGGAGGGTGAAGGGCGACATCGTTCAATCCCCGAGTCGTGAGACGGGCTTCTTCCGCTCGCATTAAGTTAGTGCCCGGGACGGGATTGTGCCACCCCGTCCTCCGGACCGTTTCGGGCGCAGAATCGGGGCCTGAACGCTTTTGTAACGGGACGGGGGCAGGGAGAGAGGTGGACAGATGGAGTCGATTGGGCACGCATTGGCTCGTGTTGGAGCACCGATCGCCATATTCCGGCTTTACCGCCCTGGGGGACCGATTTATAGTGTCCGCGGAATGCCTCGTCTCCGAATCAGGGGGCTCCTGCCATGCAACGGTTGCTGCTCATCAGCAATTCCACCCAGCACGGGGGCGGCTATCTCGACCATTGCGAGGCGGAGCTCCGTGATTTCCTGGGCCAGGCGAGCCGGATCGTCTTCGTCCCCTTCGCGCTTCACGATCGCACCACGTATGCCGACCTGGCGCGCCGGCGGTTCCGCGCTTTGGGCATCGAGGTCAGCTCGCTGCACGAGTCGCCCGATCCCCAAGATGCGGTCCGCCAAGCTCAGGGAGTCTTCATCGGGGGGGGGAACACCTTCCGCCTCCTGGAGGCGCTGTACCGGCTCGATCTCCTCGGCGTCATCCGGCAGCGGGTGGAGGCGGGCGCTCCGTACGTCGGCGCGAGCGCCGGATCGAACGTCGCCTGCCTGACGATCAAGACGACCAACGACATGCCGATCGTGCAGCCGCCGAGCTTCGACGCGCTGGGCCTCGTGCCGTTCAACATCAATCCTCACTACCTCGATCCCGACCCCGCCTCGACCCATCAGGGGGAGACGAGGGAGGAGAGGATCCGCCAGTTTCACGAGGTGAACGACCCGCCCGTCGTGGGGCTGCGCGAGGGAACGATGCTGCGCGTCGAAGGATCCCGAATCACCTTGAAAGGATCGCGGGAGGCCCGGATCTTCATCAAGAACCGGGAGCCCCGCGAGGCTTCTCCGGGTGATTCGCTCGATTTCCTCCTTTCCGGCGCGCCGACCTGAGCCGGCTTCCCTCCCGCCGTCCTCCTCTGCGACCGGGCCGACTTGAATCCCGCCGCCCCGCTGGACGAGAATCCTGCCTTCGACGAGGCCGGTGTTGAGTCTCGGAAATCACGTTAACATCGAGGCCGTTGAGGCGCCCGGATGGCAAGGCGCGCCGAAGTGCCGCGTACCCAATGCGGTACGCAAGCGAGGCGCAACGCAGCCAGCCGGGATGGATCGACGGCCGAATGTAACGGGATTTCGGAGACGCGGCACCCAGTCCTGAAATTTCGGGAAACTCGTCCCGTAACTATCCGTACTATCCTTATCCATATTCCGTCGATAGGAGACCGAGAGGAGTAACGATGATGCGCACCCTGGCGACTGTTCTTGTCCTGGTTTTCGGCGCGGGCGCGGCGGCCTTCGCAAGCTCCGAGCCGCAGCACGGCGTTTACGCGGAGGACCTGAATCGCAGCGTCGATCCCTGCAGCGACTTCTTTGAATACGCCAACGGCGCCTGGCGCGCCGCGAACCCCATCCCCGCCTCCATGACCCGATGGAGCCGCCGCTGGGCTTCCGGGGAGTCGGCCAAGGAGCAGCTCCGGGGCATTCTCGATGAAGCCTCCCAGAAGAAGGGCCTGAAAAAGGGAGCCGTGGAGCAGCAGATCGCCGATTACTACGCTTCTTGCATGGACGAGCCACGGATCGAGCAGGCCGGCATCGCCCCGATCCGCCCGCTGCTTTCCGAGATCGACGCGATGAAAGGACCGGCCGATCTGCAACGGATGATCGGGCGGTTCCAGACGCTGCAGATTCCCGTCCCCTTCGGCGTGCGATCCGCCTCCGACAACCACGACCCGGGCCGCGTCATCGCTGACGTCTACGCCGCCGGCCTGGGGCTGCCCGACCGCGATTACTACTTCAAGCCCGAACCGCGCTTCCAGGAAGCCCGGGAGAAATACCAGGCTCACGTGGCCGCGATGTTTCATCTCTCCGGCACCGAGGAGGCGGCGGCCCAAGCGGCGGCGCAGACGGTCTTCGAGTTCGAGAAGAAGCTGGCGGCGGCCTCGCTCGACAACGTCGCCTTGCGGGACCCCCGGGAAACCGACCACAAGATGACGTTTGTCGCCCTGGAGCACCTGGCGTCCCACTTCGATTGGAGCGGCTTCTTCCGGAGCGCGGCGCTGCCGAAATCCGACCTGAACGTCCAGGAGCCGAAGTTCGTGCAGGAGGTCGAGCGCCGCCTGACCGCTTCGCCGCTGCCGGAATGGAAGACCTACCTCAAGTGGCAGCTCCTGCACTCCGCCGCCGGCGCCCTCTCGACTCCTTTCGTGAACGAGGACTTCGCCTTCTACGGCAAGTATCTGGCCGGAGCGGGAGAGCTGAAGCCGCGCTGGAAGCGCTGCGTGGAGTCGACCGACGCCGACCTCGGCGAGGCGCTCGGGCAGAAATACGTGGAAAGGCACTTCCCTCCCGCCGCGAAGGCCCGCATGCAGGAGCTGGTCAAGAACCTCCTGCTGGCGATGCGAGAGACGATCGAGCACCTGGAGTGGATGGGGGCCGACACCAAGAAGAAGGCCCTGGAGAAGATCTCCACCTTCAACCCGAAGATCGGCTACCCCGACAAGTGGAAGGACTACCGCAAGGTGGAGATCCGGCGCGACTCATTCTGGGCCAACACGGCCGCCGGGCGGAAGTTCAACGTGGCGGACGACTGGGCGCAGGTCGGCAAGCCCGTGGACCGCGGCCGGTGGGGCATGACGCCGCCGACCTCGAACGCCTATTACAATCCGCTGCTGAACGAGATCGTCTTTCCCGCGGGGATCCTCCAGCCCCCGGCGTTCCGGATGGACGCCGCGGACGCGGTGAATTACGGGGCGATCGGCGTCGTCATCGGGCACGAGATCAGCCACGGATTCGACGACCAGGGGGCCCAATACGATGCCCAGGGGCGCTTGCAGAATTGGTGGACCGCGGAAGACCTGCGCGGCTTCCAGGCGCGCACCGCGTGCGTCGTCAACCAGTTCGACGGCTACTTCATCGAGCCGGAGATCCACCACAACGGGAAGCTCGTCCTCGGAGAGGCCATCGGAGATCTCGCCGGAGCGAAGATCGCCTACCGCGCCTACCAGATCTCGCAACAGGGAAAACCGCCGGCACCGCCGGTCGACGGCCTCACGCCGGACCAGCAGTTCTTCGTCGCCTGGGGTCAGTTCCGGGGAGACGAGATCCGCCCCGAGACGCAGCGGATGATGATCCAGGGAGATCCGCACCCGATCGCGAAGTACCGGGTCATCGGGCCGCTGTCGAACCTTGCCGATTTCCAGAGAGCATTCGGCTGCGCGGCCGACGCTCCCATGGTCCGTCCGGCGGCGAGCCGCTGCGAGGTGTGGTGATCCGGCCGGCGCCGGGCCGGTGGCCGCTGCTTAGCGGCCGATCTCGACCGCCAGCGAGACGAAGCCCTGCACCTCGAGCGTCCCGGGCTCGACGGGCGTGGACGCGGCCTGGTCCTTGACGAGCATCTGGCGCGCCTCGGCGAACATCGGCCGGGGCGCCTGTCCCCCTTCCTCCACCTGAAGGATACGGACGATCTTCACCCCCAGCGCCGAGGCGAGCGCCTCCGCCTTTCCCTTCGCCTGGAGCGCGGCCTCCCGCAGCGCCTGGTTCCGCACCGGCTGATCGTCTTTCAGCGTGAAGCGCAGCGCCTGAACGTTGTTGGCGCCCGATCGCGTGGCCAGGTCGATGATCCGCCCCACCTGCGGCAGATCGGGCGTCTTGACCTGTACGACGTTGCTGGCCGTGTAGCCCGAAATCGTCGGCTGCCCCCCTTCCTTCGGATAGCGATAGTTGGGGCTCAGGGAATAGCTGATCGTCTTGATCTCGGCCCGGGGCCCGAGCACCTTGCGCATCTCGGCGAGGACGGCGTCCTGCTTCTGGGCGTTCTGAGCCGCCGCGGCCTGCCCCGTCGGGGCCTGCGTCACGACCCCGATCTCGATTTCGGCCTGATCGGGCTTCGCCTGGACGGTCGACTCGCCGGAAACGCGGATCGTCGGCCGGACCGGCTTGTCGGCCGCATCCTGAGCGACAGCCGCGGGGATCGGAACGCCGAGCGCGGCGAACGCCAGGCTCGCGGCCAGGCGCTTCAGACTCGTCATGGGTTTTCCCTCCTTGGAGTGCGGACCGTCCGTCGAGACTCGAGCCGTCTACGACCACCGCGGGTGAAGCAGGATAGCGCCCGAAGAAGGCGATGTCCATCGTGGGAGGCCGGGAAGAAAAATCAGGAAGGCGCAGCGGGGCGCGGGGGAACGGCTCGAAGCTGCGGGGCGCCCGCCACCCTGCCCGTGAGCCGGCGAGCGCCCCGCATGGCTACGTTACGGCACCCAGTAGGTGTCGTACCCGTAGTAGCTGTAAATGCTCTCTCCCCAAGTGCGGTCGGCGAAGTCAGGCCAGCGACCTTCCTTCTCGAACCCCGGGGCGTTCTGCAACTTTTCCTTG is a window of Candidatus Polarisedimenticolia bacterium DNA encoding:
- a CDS encoding M13 family metallopeptidase — encoded protein: MMRTLATVLVLVFGAGAAAFASSEPQHGVYAEDLNRSVDPCSDFFEYANGAWRAANPIPASMTRWSRRWASGESAKEQLRGILDEASQKKGLKKGAVEQQIADYYASCMDEPRIEQAGIAPIRPLLSEIDAMKGPADLQRMIGRFQTLQIPVPFGVRSASDNHDPGRVIADVYAAGLGLPDRDYYFKPEPRFQEAREKYQAHVAAMFHLSGTEEAAAQAAAQTVFEFEKKLAAASLDNVALRDPRETDHKMTFVALEHLASHFDWSGFFRSAALPKSDLNVQEPKFVQEVERRLTASPLPEWKTYLKWQLLHSAAGALSTPFVNEDFAFYGKYLAGAGELKPRWKRCVESTDADLGEALGQKYVERHFPPAAKARMQELVKNLLLAMRETIEHLEWMGADTKKKALEKISTFNPKIGYPDKWKDYRKVEIRRDSFWANTAAGRKFNVADDWAQVGKPVDRGRWGMTPPTSNAYYNPLLNEIVFPAGILQPPAFRMDAADAVNYGAIGVVIGHEISHGFDDQGAQYDAQGRLQNWWTAEDLRGFQARTACVVNQFDGYFIEPEIHHNGKLVLGEAIGDLAGAKIAYRAYQISQQGKPPAPPVDGLTPDQQFFVAWGQFRGDEIRPETQRMMIQGDPHPIAKYRVIGPLSNLADFQRAFGCAADAPMVRPAASRCEVW
- the pepE gene encoding dipeptidase PepE is translated as MQRLLLISNSTQHGGGYLDHCEAELRDFLGQASRIVFVPFALHDRTTYADLARRRFRALGIEVSSLHESPDPQDAVRQAQGVFIGGGNTFRLLEALYRLDLLGVIRQRVEAGAPYVGASAGSNVACLTIKTTNDMPIVQPPSFDALGLVPFNINPHYLDPDPASTHQGETREERIRQFHEVNDPPVVGLREGTMLRVEGSRITLKGSREARIFIKNREPREASPGDSLDFLLSGAPT
- a CDS encoding ABC transporter permease, which produces MAVPLKYNLRNLFVRKFSTGMTILGVALVVMVFLLVLSLAEGVRKTLTTNVSPLNVVVMRVGAQSDVQSFIENERFAVIQGLPGIARDAQGQPLVSPEVVPLINVPRKDGKKTNVVVRGVLPAAFGLRPMRIVEGRMFREGTSEAIVSRRTQQRFAGMEIGDTVKAGSEKWTIVGVFDANGSPQDSEIWGDLHDVQSQSKRTGGYSIVRVRTPDRAARDRFIAAVKGDQQVKLDAKPEDVYYAEQMGTAKPLQFLAYFVGILMAVGASFGAMNTMYAQVSARTREVATLRALGFRRWSILASFILESVLIALIGGAVGAALAVGIVNTVLSDPTGTNNFNTFAEILFNFRLTPELIAGGMVFSLAIGLFGGFFPAARAARLKIVNALREA
- a CDS encoding SIMPL domain-containing protein (The SIMPL domain is named for its presence in mouse protein SIMPL (signalling molecule that associates with mouse pelle-like kinase). Bacterial member BP26, from Brucella, was shown to assemble into a channel-like structure, while YggE from E. coli has been associated with resistance to oxidative stress.) yields the protein MTSLKRLAASLAFAALGVPIPAAVAQDAADKPVRPTIRVSGESTVQAKPDQAEIEIGVVTQAPTGQAAAAQNAQKQDAVLAEMRKVLGPRAEIKTISYSLSPNYRYPKEGGQPTISGYTASNVVQVKTPDLPQVGRIIDLATRSGANNVQALRFTLKDDQPVRNQALREAALQAKGKAEALASALGVKIVRILQVEEGGQAPRPMFAEARQMLVKDQAASTPVEPGTLEVQGFVSLAVEIGR
- a CDS encoding type IV pilus twitching motility protein PilT, whose amino-acid sequence is MALIDRLILTIYKYRAQELIVAPGEKVTLAIGESRRSVSAEAATRQQVESLLREILPGHLATAASEDGSHEFPYSSPSGSVKVRVERGRGTLRLRAIPMLGDGLEDEAAGPAQSAGDKISPAPAQESNPAIPAASDSRHDPRHRSPLLSTIVDDEAGRSSPLSDSAEPEAGRAAPPMAAAAAPVRAGGTQAMEELLTRMVREGCSDLHLCTGTAPFFRRDGDMVPLREAAPMPEAEVRELLFSITPRIKREEFETRHDTDFAYEIPGAARFRCNLFVDRMGVGGVFRQIPSKVPTAEQLGLSKHILQLCELSKGLVLVTGPTGSGKSTTLAALIDYINRNRTGHIITIEDPIEFVHGNQKCLLNQREVGTHTEGFKEALRAALREDPDCILVGEMRDLETIAIAIETAETGHLVFGTLHTNTAASTVDRMIDQFPADRQNQVRTMLSESLKGVLSQTLCKKKGGGRIAALEVLLVTPAVSNLIREGKAFQIPSIMQTGKGLGMCTLNDALMDVVQKGLVTPKEAYFKSVSKSEFRALLERNNLKIDAA
- a CDS encoding prolyl oligopeptidase family serine peptidase, which produces MTRSTRLLVLLLALALPLGAILSDPATLKYPETKKGTVVDDYHGVKVADPYRWLEDPDATDTKGWVTAQNDLTFGYLSGLPGREALKKRITELWNYPKVTTPFREAGRLFYRKNSGLQRQSVFMTRATLDGEVKALLDPNVLSPDGSIAVRDYSPSPDGKLLAYATSEGGEDWETVHVRDAVTGKDLPDKLAWVRFSSSSWTKDAKGFFYSRYPEPPKGQEKAAARDQKMYYHRVGTPQSEDKLIFERKDLPTWFIGGGVSEDGRYVAIYAARGADRRSRLYALDLGDPHKPDLAAPVRPIAEQDDAEQTFLGNVGTTFYIVTDLDAPKRRVVSFDSRHPDRKSWKTVVPESADTMEALVVAGQRVAVQYLVDAQSRIRVFTLAGKPEGDIQLPGVGTVEQMGGRNDTPELFYSFTSPLSPSTVYRYDFRTGKTTPFEAQKPKFDPAGYETKEIFCKSKDGTRVPLFVSARKGLPMNGENPTLMEGYGGFDISNAPVYDPDVPAWLERGGVYVTAILRGGSEYGEEWHHAGMLEKKQNVFDDFIAGAECLIKEKYASPSKLAIRGGSNGGLLVGAVMEQRPDLFAVALPAVGVMDMLRFHKFTAGVAWVPEYGSSDDPKAFKYLRAYSPLHNVKPGTCYPATLVTTADHDDRVVPGHSFKFAAALQAAQGCPKPVVIRIETQASHGYVPTDRRIEELADLWAFTAANLGVPFGDKGGAAP